DNA from Brachyspira aalborgi:
GCTTAAAAATGCGAGAGGTTTATGCGATAAATTGATAGTAGGCGTTTCAGTAGACGAACTTGTAAAATATAAAAATAAAAAAGCCGTTATACCGTTTGAAGAGAGAATAGAAATAGTGCGAAATATAAAATATGTTGATTCTGCAATTCCTCAATACGAAATAGATAAATTTAAAGTTTGGGAAAAGATAAAATTTGATGTTTTATTTGTTGGAGACGATTGGTATGAATCGGATAGTTGGAAAATTATGGAGAATAAATTTAAAGAGGTTAATGTGAGAGTAATTTATTTTCCATATACAAAAGGCACAAGTTCGACTTTGATTAACGAGATACTTATAAAGACAAGAGATAATATTTAATTTTAAGGATAAAAAACAATGAATAAAAAAATTATAGACAATATAGCTTGGTGGATACCGATTAGAAAATGGAGAGATAATTTTAGAAATTATATGCATTCTAAAATTGATATTCCTACTTTGCCGAATTTAGTTTTTATAACTAATCAAAAATGCAATTTGAAATGTAAAAACTGCGCTAATTTTTCGCCGTATTTAAGTCAAATAATACCGTATTATAAAGCAAACGAATTAATTAACGATTTGAAAACTATAACTAAACACATGAATATATGGCAATTACAAATACAGGGAGGAGAATTTTTTGTTCATCCCGAATATGAGAAAATATTAAATTATATAATTATAAACAAAAGAATTAAAACCGTTACACTTGCAACCAACGGCATTATAATACCAAAAGATAATATTCTTAAAAATATAAAACGCGGTAAGAAAATACATATTAGAATATCAAGTTATGGTAAGATTAATAATAATACGGCAATCAAATTAAAAGATAAATTAGAAAAATTAAAAATTCCTTTCTCT
Protein-coding regions in this window:
- a CDS encoding radical SAM protein; the protein is MNKKIIDNIAWWIPIRKWRDNFRNYMHSKIDIPTLPNLVFITNQKCNLKCKNCANFSPYLSQIIPYYKANELINDLKTITKHMNIWQLQIQGGEFFVHPEYEKILNYIIINKRIKTVTLATNGIIIPKDNILKNIKRGKKIHIRISSYGKINNNTAIKLKDKLEKLKIPFSYHKFATGDYMWSYCGDVNMERLSYKEMMNSYNNCIFAKVCLTLENGFVSICSRATIAHIVQNFEFSDKCGIYIRDNFNPSKFLKFAEEKPPVEACYYCYGTQGKQILPAEQVNKEEWEEVLLFVDNIRAEQSRAEQSRAEQSSNV
- a CDS encoding adenylyltransferase/cytidyltransferase family protein is translated as MILGYTSGVYDLFHIGHLNLLKNARGLCDKLIVGVSVDELVKYKNKKAVIPFEERIEIVRNIKYVDSAIPQYEIDKFKVWEKIKFDVLFVGDDWYESDSWKIMENKFKEVNVRVIYFPYTKGTSSTLINEILIKTRDNI